Proteins co-encoded in one Arachis stenosperma cultivar V10309 chromosome 7, arast.V10309.gnm1.PFL2, whole genome shotgun sequence genomic window:
- the LOC130939958 gene encoding uncharacterized protein LOC130939958 — translation MADFLVEITGDPGEDIGTRWKLHVDGASNQTFGGAGIILESPNGVVYEQSVRFEFPISNNQAEYEALIGGLTLATEVGAKRLEVCSDSQVVTSQVNGSYQAKDPLLQKYLEKVKGLGQKFDEVTVQHVPRERNTRADLLSKLASTKPGEGNRSLIQGMTWEPAIALHITTLSSSWLDPITNYLEHGQVPDDEKDAVKLRREAAKYAVIQGQLFRKGLSQPLLKCLHPDHTDYVLREVHEGCCGHHIGGKALARKLIRAGYYWPSMMADSKEFVKKCIKCQQNANFAKAPASELSLLTTSRPFAQWGIDLLGPFPVGPGQVKYLVITRFGIPEVVISDNGTQFADKKFTEFLNGLGIRQRFSSVEHPRTNGQVESANKVILSGLKKRLDNKKGAWADELASVLWSYRTTEQSSTKETPFRLTYGVDAVIPVEIGEPSPRLLLKGVEETVEKDLIDEAREMAHLTETALKQRMALRYNTKVLKRDFEPDDLVLRRNDIGLPTPGEGKLAANWEGPYRVKKAMGKGAFKLERLDGKEINHPVVTNDDVRPGTDHPGKPSTTVVTNNYTKSHGPPEQTTNINQNG, via the exons ATGGCGGATTTTTTGGTTGAAATAACAGGAGACCCAGGCGAAGACATAggtacacggtggaagctccatgtggacggagcctccaaccagacctTCGGAGGAGCCGGGATCATCCTAGAAAGTCCAAACGGGGTCGTATACGAACAGTCGGTCAGATTCGAGTTTCCcatctcgaacaaccaagcagaatacgaagccctcataGGAGGCTTGACCCTAGCAACAGAGGTCGGCGCAAAAAGGCTGGAAGTATGCAGCGATTCCCAAGTCGTCACTTCCCAAGTAAACGGCAGCTATCAAGCCAAGGACCCCTTGTTgcagaagtacttggaaaaggtCAAAGGCTTAGGCCAAAAGTTCGACGAGGTCACGGTCCAGCATGTACCCAGGGAAAGGAACACACGAGCAGACCTCCtatcaaaattagccagcacgaAGCCAGGGGAGGGAAAccggtctctcatccaaggcatgACATGGGAACCCGCAATTGCACTACACATAACAACCCTAAGTTCTtcatggctagaccccatcaccaACTACCTAGAACACGGCCAAGTCCCTGATGACGAGAAGGATGCGGTGAAATTAAGAAGAGAAGCGGCCAAATACGCCGTCATCCAAGGACAGCTGTTCAGAAAAGGGCTCAGCCAACCCCTACTGAAGTGCCTACACCCCGACCATACGGACtacgtcctcagggaagtccaCGAGGGTTGCTGTGGGCACCACATCGGAGGAAAAGCCCTAGCAAGGAAGTTGATCCGAGCTGGGTACTACTGGCCGTCGATGATGGCAGATTCCAAAGAGTTTGTCAAAAAGTGCATAAAGTGCCAacagaacgccaactttgccaAGGCACCGGCAAGCGAGTTGAGCTTGTTGACGACTTCCCGACCGTTCGCACAGTGGGGAATCGACCTCTTAGGGCCCTTCCCTGTCGGCCCTGGGCAGGTCAAATATCTC gtgataacaCGGTTCGGGATACCAGAagtcgtcatctcggacaacggcACCCAATTTGCCGACAAAAAGTTCACAGAATTTCTCAACGGCCTAGGTATAAGGCAAAGGTTCTCTTCGGTAGAACACCCTCGGACGAACGGACAAGTGGAGTCCGCCAACAAGGTTATCCTTTCAGGgctaaagaagaggttggacaacaaaaagggtgcttgggccgacgagctGGCATCGGTCCTCTGGTCTTATCGAACAACCGAGCAATCCTCCACCAAGGAAACCCCTTTCCGATTAACGTACGGGGTGGACGCAGTAatacccgtggagatcggtgaACCGAGCCCGCGATTGCTTTTAAAAGGAGTAGAGGAAACTGTAGAAAAGGACCTGATAGATGAAGCCCGGGAAATGGCCCATTTGACGGAAACAGCGCTAAAACAAAGAATGGCTCTgcgctacaacaccaaagtgctcaagaGGGACTTCGAGCCTGACGACCTCGTCCTGAGACGGAACGATATCGGCTTGCCGACCCCCGGAGAAGGCAAGCTAGCggcaaactgggaaggcccTTACAGAGTAAAAAAGGCGATGGGAAAAGGAGCCTTTAAGTTAGAAAGGCTCGATGGCAAGGAG ATAAACCACCCCGTCGTGACTAACGACGACGTGCgacccgggactgatcaccccgggaagCCGTCAACCACCGTTGTAACAAACAACTACACGAAAAGCCACGGGCCACCGGAGCAAACGACAAATATAAACCAGAACGGTTAA
- the LOC130941012 gene encoding auxin-responsive protein IAA9-like gives MSPLLGVVGDEEGQQSHVTLLVSSSSTMESVNCLNSSKLKERNYMGLSDCSSVDSSVPSFSDETKSNLNLKATELRLGLPGSQSPERDSDLCLRSSTQFDEKPLFPLRPVADDHHSSSKPALLGNKRGFSDAMTGFSEEKLLVSSDANTILPSRPSPTVGLKSSSMLENAAAQQAKVNEVATSKVGERPHAAKETRPSLNDSTVNNNSSAPAPKAQVVGWPPIRSFRKNSLATTSKNAEEVDGKMASGALFVKVSMDGAPYLRKVDLKNYSAYPELSSALEKMFSCFTIGQCGSHGNLGKEMLSETKLKDLLHGSEYVLTYEDKDGDWMLVGDVPWEMFIETCRRLRIMKGADAIGLAPRAVEKSKSRN, from the exons ATGTCTCCGCTACTCGGCGTGGTGGGGGATGAGGAAGGTCAGCAGAGCCATGTGACTCTGTTGGTTTCTTCCTCATCCACCATGGAAAGTGTGAATTGTCTGAACAGCTCGAAACTGAAGGAGCGAAACTACATGGGATTGTCTGATTGTTCTTCTGTGGATAGCTCAGTTCCCTCATTCTCTGATGAGACTAAAAGCAATCTGAACCTCAAAGCTACTGAGCTGAGGTTGGGGCTTCCGGGATCTCAGTCTCCTGAAAGAGACTCAGATCTTTGCTTGAGGAGTTCTACTCAATTTGATGAGAAACCTTTGTTTCCTTTGCGTCCTGTAGCTGATGATCATCATTCCTCGTCGAAGCCTGCTCTTTTGGGCAACAAAAGAGGCTTTTCGGATGCAATGACTGGGTTCTCTGAG GAGAAATTGCTTGTTAGTTCGGACGCCAATACAATATTGCCATCTAGGCCTTCTCCTACTGTGGGATTGAAATCGAGCTCAATGCTTGAGAATGCTGCGGCTCAGCAAGCGAAAGTCAATGAAGTAGCAACATCCAAGGTGGGAGAGAGGCCTCATGCTGCCAAAGAAACCAGGCCAAGCCTTAACGATTCCACTGTGAATAATAATAGCAGTGCTCCAGCTCCAAA GGCACAGGTTGTAGGATGGCCTCCAATAAGATCttttaggaaaaattcattGGCTACTACATCGAAGAATGCTGAAGAAGTAGATGGAAAAATGGCTTCTGGTGCACTGTTTGTGAAGGTAAGTATGGATGGCGCGCCATACTTAAGGAAAGTGGACTTGAAGAATTACTCAGCCTATCCAGAGCTTTCTTCTGCTCTGGAGAAGATGTTCAGCTGCTTCACCATAG GTCAATGTGGATCTCATGGAAATCTTGGGAAGGAAATGCTGAGTGAAACCAAGCTGAAGGATCTACTTCATGGATCAGAATATGTTCTTACTTATGAGGATAAAGACGGTGATTGGATGCTAGTGGGTGATGTTCCCTGGGA GATGTTCATCGAAACATGCAGGAGGCTGAGGATCATGAAGGGCGCTGATGCCATTGGTCTAG CACCAAGAGCCGTCGAGAAAAGCAAAAGCAGGAACTAG